The Deinococcus wulumuqiensis R12 genome has a window encoding:
- a CDS encoding 2-oxoglutarate dehydrogenase E1 component produces the protein MTQSHDEQAQTMMWGGNAAFIEGLYESYLTDPASVDPEWRNYFDAMRGGAAERVHSEVQRRFYDLGTQRRGGAVVPVPQGVSGAQQAAGALVTAYRVYGHISARTNPLKLRGIPTVPELTPEFYGLSEADLSEQVQDGPFSGTLREVIGQLQATYCGPIGFEFNYLPATERAWFQERIEKGRGQYPFSRDERRRLMHKLNAAEGLELYLKNRYPGVKRFGLEGGESFIPLMDRIIQQAGGKYGVKEVVVGMAHRGRLNTLVNIFGKPSGTLFDEFDGKKKISDDPDIAGDVKYHMGYSSDVRTPGGPMHLALAFNPSHLEIVSPVVHGSVRARQDRRGDTERKQVLPITVHGDAAVSGQGVVMETLNFSRLRGFTTGGAIRIVINNQIGFTISDPRDTRSSRYCTDVAKIANAPVLHVNGDDPEAVAFCGDLAIAYRQEFGKDVFIDLICFRRNGHNEGDEPRMTQPVMYREIDQHPGTRALYAAKLESEGVLDAGEGDKLVGTFRDRLDRGDTVVEEMENLEQSKLAVDWSDYTGTHWKDDEVATAVPEAKLRELGLKLAQVPDGFKVHRTIERTVIKAREAMSRGEQPLDWGMGEMLAYASLLDEGFHIRLDGQDSGRGTFVHRHAVLHDQAATNPLEEEYMALAHLSPEQGRVEVIDSTLSEEAVLAFEYGYSTSEPKALIAWEAQFGDFANGAQAVVDQFLSAGESKWQRLSGLTMLLPHGYEGAGPEHSSARLERYLQLCAQNNMQVVVPSSAAQIFHLLRRQVLRPYRKPLIVMTPKSLLRNKLAMSPLSELTNGAFQEVIGDREVQSARRVVLSSGKLHWELTEARDKDKEGYAGTALIRLEQLYPFPAEEVKAELARHPGAQVVWAQEEPENQGAWLMIWEDLERCLQPGQTLTHASRPRSASTAVGYTSVHIKEQAKVIADALGEPVTRKDVEAQVDLTREASAQG, from the coding sequence ATGACCCAGTCGCACGACGAGCAGGCGCAGACCATGATGTGGGGCGGCAACGCGGCCTTCATCGAGGGGCTGTACGAAAGTTATCTGACCGACCCGGCTTCGGTGGACCCCGAGTGGCGCAATTACTTCGACGCCATGCGCGGCGGCGCTGCCGAGCGCGTCCACAGCGAGGTGCAGCGGCGCTTCTACGACCTCGGCACCCAGCGCCGGGGCGGGGCCGTCGTGCCGGTGCCGCAGGGCGTCAGCGGCGCTCAGCAGGCGGCGGGCGCCCTCGTGACCGCCTACCGCGTCTACGGCCACATCAGCGCCAGGACCAACCCCCTCAAGCTGCGCGGCATTCCCACCGTGCCCGAACTGACCCCCGAGTTCTACGGGCTGTCCGAGGCCGACCTCAGCGAGCAGGTGCAGGACGGCCCCTTCAGCGGCACCCTGCGTGAAGTCATCGGGCAGCTTCAGGCCACCTACTGCGGCCCCATCGGGTTCGAGTTCAACTACCTGCCCGCCACCGAGCGGGCGTGGTTCCAGGAGCGCATCGAAAAAGGCCGGGGCCAGTACCCATTCAGCCGTGACGAGCGCCGCCGCCTGATGCACAAGCTCAACGCCGCCGAGGGGCTGGAGCTGTACCTCAAGAACCGTTACCCCGGCGTCAAGCGCTTCGGGCTGGAAGGCGGCGAGAGCTTCATTCCGCTGATGGACCGCATCATCCAGCAGGCGGGCGGCAAATACGGCGTCAAGGAAGTCGTGGTGGGCATGGCGCACCGTGGGCGCCTGAACACGCTGGTCAACATCTTCGGCAAGCCCTCGGGCACGCTGTTCGACGAGTTCGACGGCAAGAAGAAAATCAGCGACGACCCGGATATCGCGGGCGACGTGAAGTACCACATGGGCTACTCCAGCGACGTGCGCACCCCCGGCGGCCCCATGCACCTCGCGCTGGCCTTCAACCCCTCGCACCTGGAAATCGTGTCGCCCGTCGTTCACGGCTCGGTGCGTGCCCGCCAGGACCGCCGGGGCGACACCGAGCGCAAGCAGGTGCTGCCCATCACCGTGCACGGCGACGCCGCCGTGTCGGGGCAGGGCGTGGTCATGGAGACGCTGAACTTCTCGCGTCTGCGCGGCTTTACCACCGGCGGGGCGATTCGCATCGTCATCAACAACCAGATCGGCTTTACCATCTCTGACCCCCGTGACACCCGGTCCAGCCGCTACTGCACCGACGTCGCCAAGATCGCCAACGCGCCCGTGCTGCACGTCAACGGCGACGACCCCGAAGCGGTGGCGTTTTGCGGCGACCTCGCCATCGCCTACCGCCAGGAATTCGGCAAGGACGTGTTCATCGACCTGATCTGCTTCCGGCGCAACGGCCACAACGAGGGCGACGAGCCGCGCATGACCCAGCCGGTGATGTACCGCGAAATCGACCAGCACCCCGGCACCCGCGCGCTGTACGCCGCCAAACTGGAAAGTGAGGGCGTGCTGGACGCGGGCGAAGGCGACAAACTGGTCGGCACCTTCCGCGACCGCCTCGACCGGGGCGACACCGTGGTCGAGGAAATGGAAAACCTCGAACAGAGCAAGCTCGCGGTGGACTGGAGCGACTACACCGGCACCCACTGGAAAGACGACGAGGTGGCCACCGCCGTGCCCGAGGCGAAGCTGCGCGAACTGGGCCTGAAGCTCGCGCAGGTGCCGGACGGCTTCAAGGTCCACCGCACCATCGAGCGCACGGTCATCAAGGCGCGTGAAGCGATGAGCCGGGGCGAGCAGCCGCTCGACTGGGGCATGGGCGAAATGCTGGCCTACGCCTCGCTGCTCGACGAGGGCTTCCATATTCGCCTCGACGGTCAGGACTCGGGGCGCGGCACCTTCGTTCACCGCCACGCCGTGCTGCACGACCAGGCCGCCACCAACCCGCTCGAAGAGGAGTACATGGCGCTCGCCCACCTCTCGCCCGAGCAGGGCCGGGTGGAAGTCATCGACTCGACCCTGTCCGAGGAAGCGGTGCTGGCCTTCGAGTACGGCTACTCGACCAGCGAACCCAAAGCCCTGATCGCCTGGGAAGCGCAGTTCGGTGACTTCGCCAACGGTGCGCAGGCGGTGGTGGACCAGTTCCTGTCGGCGGGCGAAAGCAAGTGGCAGCGCCTGAGCGGGCTGACCATGCTGCTGCCGCACGGCTACGAAGGTGCGGGTCCCGAACACTCCAGCGCCCGCCTGGAGCGCTACCTGCAACTGTGCGCCCAGAACAACATGCAGGTCGTGGTGCCCAGCAGCGCCGCGCAGATTTTCCACCTGCTGCGCCGTCAGGTGCTGCGCCCGTACCGCAAGCCCCTGATCGTCATGACCCCCAAGAGCCTGCTGCGCAACAAGCTCGCCATGTCGCCGCTGAGCGAACTGACGAACGGGGCCTTCCAGGAAGTCATCGGTGACCGCGAGGTCCAGAGCGCCCGCCGCGTGGTGCTGTCCAGCGGCAAACTGCACTGGGAACTCACCGAGGCCCGTGACAAGGACAAGGAAGGCTACGCGGGCACCGCGCTCATTCGTCTGGAGCAGCTCTACCCCTTCCCCGCCGAGGAAGTGAAGGCCGAACTCGCCCGGCACCCCGGCGCCCAGGTCGTGTGGGCACAGGAAGAACCCGAAAACCAGGGCGCGTGGCTGATGATCTGGGAAGACCTGGAACGCTGCCTCCAGCCCGGCCAGACACTCACCCACGCCAGCCGCCCGCGCTCGGCCAGCACCGCCGTCGGGTACACCAGCGTGCATATCAAGGAACAGGCCAAGGTCATCGCCGACGCTCTGGGCGAACCCGTCACCCGCAAGGACGTGGAAGCCCAGGTGGACCTGACCCGCGAGGCGAGCGCCCAGGGCTGA
- a CDS encoding branched-chain amino acid ABC transporter permease, giving the protein MTTFLQQIFNALALGGVYALVALGLTLVYGVMKIPNFAHGGLYMLGAYLTYAGLSTLGLGYVPALLLSAVCVALLAALMERLIFFPLRDAPHVHPMIAALGVLFFLEAGVQLVWGADFKQVAEPVPGILNLGGVTITWQRLIVLAASVLAMLGLNFFLRRTLTGATIEAMSQNREGARLVGINTAQVGMLTFAISGALAAIGAALIAPIVSVTPAMGEIMNLKVFAIIILGGMGSVPGAIVGAFLLAFAEVFGGYINLDFAEVIGFAMLVIVLAIRPQGLFRRAA; this is encoded by the coding sequence TTGACCACCTTCTTGCAACAGATTTTCAACGCGCTCGCGCTCGGCGGGGTGTACGCCCTGGTCGCGCTGGGGCTGACGCTGGTGTACGGCGTCATGAAAATCCCCAACTTCGCGCACGGCGGCCTGTACATGCTCGGCGCTTACCTCACCTACGCGGGGCTGTCCACGCTGGGGCTGGGCTACGTGCCCGCGCTGCTGCTCTCTGCCGTCTGTGTGGCGCTGCTCGCCGCGCTGATGGAACGGCTGATTTTTTTCCCGCTGCGCGACGCCCCGCACGTGCATCCCATGATTGCCGCGCTGGGGGTGCTGTTTTTTCTGGAAGCCGGGGTGCAACTGGTATGGGGCGCCGACTTCAAGCAGGTGGCCGAGCCGGTGCCGGGCATCCTCAACCTCGGCGGGGTCACGATCACCTGGCAGCGGCTGATCGTGCTCGCCGCCAGCGTGCTCGCCATGCTGGGGCTGAACTTCTTTCTGCGCCGCACCCTGACCGGGGCCACCATCGAGGCGATGAGCCAGAACCGCGAAGGCGCACGGCTGGTCGGCATCAACACCGCCCAGGTGGGCATGCTGACCTTCGCCATTTCGGGGGCGCTGGCGGCCATCGGCGCGGCGCTGATCGCGCCCATCGTGTCGGTCACGCCCGCCATGGGTGAAATCATGAACCTCAAGGTCTTCGCCATCATCATCCTGGGCGGCATGGGCAGCGTGCCGGGGGCCATCGTGGGGGCCTTTTTGCTGGCCTTCGCCGAGGTCTTCGGCGGGTACATCAACCTCGACTTTGCCGAAGTTATCGGCTTCGCCATGCTGGTGATCGTGCTCGCCATCCGTCCGCAGGGCCTGTTCCGGAGGGCCGCATGA
- a CDS encoding zinc ribbon domain-containing protein — MSELTPLQRLHRIQAIDLNLDRLRAEEGNFPDDLRSARAEQDRLNNDLEDTEITLEGVEKRVRQHEQDLASLREQVARAREEQEKNAFDARAQSQYGSRIQQLEERAEELEEDLAPLRERVRELSDKASGLREQHRALRPQLGELETRDETRIQDLRDQGADERQERADLTVGLDARTVKEYDQIRKAKKGVGLAEVRGGRCSACNVVLPVNVQQKVAQGKLPPVKCPSCGRFLIRLDA; from the coding sequence ATGAGTGAGCTGACTCCTTTGCAGCGCCTGCACCGTATTCAGGCCATTGACCTGAATCTCGACCGTCTGCGAGCCGAGGAGGGCAACTTCCCCGATGACCTGCGCTCGGCCCGCGCCGAACAGGACCGGCTGAACAACGACCTTGAGGACACCGAAATCACCCTGGAAGGGGTGGAAAAGCGGGTGCGCCAGCACGAGCAGGACCTCGCCAGTCTGCGCGAACAGGTGGCCCGCGCCCGTGAGGAACAGGAGAAAAACGCCTTCGACGCCCGCGCCCAGAGCCAGTACGGCAGCCGCATCCAGCAGCTCGAGGAGCGGGCCGAGGAACTTGAAGAGGACCTCGCCCCCCTGCGCGAGCGTGTGCGCGAACTCAGCGACAAGGCGAGCGGCCTGCGCGAGCAGCACCGCGCCCTGCGCCCGCAACTCGGCGAACTCGAAACCCGCGACGAAACCCGCATTCAGGACCTGCGGGACCAGGGCGCGGACGAACGCCAGGAACGCGCCGACCTGACCGTTGGCCTTGACGCCCGCACCGTCAAGGAATACGACCAGATTCGCAAGGCGAAAAAAGGCGTGGGCCTCGCCGAAGTCAGGGGCGGGCGCTGCTCGGCCTGCAACGTGGTGCTGCCGGTCAACGTGCAGCAAAAGGTGGCCCAGGGCAAGCTGCCCCCGGTCAAGTGCCCTTCGTGCGGCCGCTTCCTGATTCGTCTGGACGCCTGA
- a CDS encoding DUF86 domain-containing protein — protein MRDYNDVLTKSLELAALMRTRGIDAIALGLTEPTSDHTERRLLLSLSYSSGKDLLEEAVDEADVAALFAVEQEDVFNDLPRLVGGVLRLDLEGNLIIYGIGGGTGAPELSDRLRHMLDCIHALKRHLSLIEEARFVSARPTHSEKAVIDAVIWQLTRFGEACAAIPREEWEQHRSIDFRAYKALRNKLVHQYFHISTKKVWKEAVRCIALEGTLASALTAQQGRENSGELD, from the coding sequence ATGCGTGACTACAATGACGTTCTAACGAAATCTCTTGAACTGGCTGCCCTGATGAGGACGAGAGGCATAGATGCCATCGCTCTGGGTCTCACAGAACCGACTTCTGACCATACGGAGAGGAGACTGCTTCTCAGCCTGAGCTACTCCTCAGGTAAGGACCTTCTAGAAGAAGCGGTTGATGAAGCTGATGTAGCTGCGCTTTTCGCGGTCGAACAGGAAGACGTTTTCAATGACTTGCCGCGTTTGGTCGGTGGAGTGCTCAGACTTGACCTTGAGGGGAATCTCATCATCTATGGGATAGGAGGCGGTACTGGAGCACCTGAGCTTTCAGACAGACTTAGGCACATGCTTGATTGCATCCATGCACTTAAGAGGCACCTCTCCCTCATAGAAGAAGCGAGATTCGTGTCAGCCCGACCGACGCACTCTGAGAAAGCAGTCATTGACGCTGTTATTTGGCAGTTGACCCGTTTTGGTGAGGCCTGCGCGGCAATTCCAAGAGAGGAATGGGAGCAGCATCGCAGCATTGATTTCAGAGCCTACAAGGCTTTGAGAAACAAACTTGTCCATCAATACTTCCACATCTCGACCAAGAAGGTCTGGAAGGAGGCAGTGCGTTGCATCGCTTTAGAGGGTACCCTCGCCAGTGCCCTCACCGCTCAGCAGGGCCGAGAAAATAGCGGGGAGCTTGACTGA
- the nth gene encoding endonuclease III, giving the protein MTPTSASPRLPAGARARAPQVLSCLETLYPDARTELVFNTPFELLVATVLSAQATDVSVNAATPALFAAYPDAHALSTATAEEIEPYIRSIGLYRGKAKNLAALARLLVERHGGEVPNDFAAVVALPGAGRKTANVVLSNAYGFPAIAVDTHVGRLSRRLGLSVQTNPDKVELDLQKLFPREKWVFLHHALILHGRRVCFARKPNCPGCVMADFCPKVGVEHVAV; this is encoded by the coding sequence GTGACCCCCACTTCCGCCTCCCCGCGCCTGCCTGCCGGAGCCAGGGCCAGAGCGCCCCAGGTTCTGAGCTGCCTGGAAACGCTCTACCCCGACGCCCGCACCGAACTCGTCTTCAACACGCCTTTTGAACTGCTCGTGGCGACGGTCCTCTCCGCACAGGCCACCGACGTGAGCGTCAACGCCGCCACTCCCGCCCTGTTTGCCGCCTACCCCGACGCCCACGCCCTGAGTACAGCGACGGCGGAAGAGATCGAGCCGTACATCCGTTCTATCGGGCTGTACCGGGGCAAGGCGAAGAATCTGGCGGCCCTCGCCCGGCTGCTGGTGGAGCGGCACGGCGGCGAAGTGCCCAACGACTTCGCCGCCGTGGTGGCCCTGCCCGGTGCGGGCCGCAAGACGGCCAACGTGGTCCTGAGCAACGCCTACGGCTTTCCCGCCATCGCGGTGGACACCCATGTAGGCCGCCTCTCTCGCCGCCTGGGGCTGAGCGTACAGACCAACCCCGACAAGGTGGAACTCGACCTGCAAAAGCTCTTTCCCCGCGAGAAATGGGTATTTTTGCACCACGCCCTGATTCTGCATGGCCGCCGGGTCTGCTTTGCCCGCAAGCCCAACTGCCCCGGCTGCGTGATGGCCGACTTTTGCCCGAAGGTGGGGGTGGAGCATGTCGCGGTCTGA
- the tatA gene encoding twin-arginine translocase TatA/TatE family subunit, giving the protein MPNLGAPEILIILLVALLVFGPRKLPELGKSIGASLREFRRSTQGLKEEFDGALRDTGPATSSAAPVQPAPVQVVAAQPQIQAAQGVPVAAAAVIPQQAAHVTPAAVTPAQVVPEAVKQDS; this is encoded by the coding sequence ATGCCCAACCTCGGCGCACCTGAAATCCTGATTATCCTGCTCGTGGCCCTGCTGGTCTTCGGCCCGCGCAAACTGCCTGAACTCGGCAAGAGCATCGGCGCGAGCCTGCGCGAGTTCCGGCGCAGCACCCAGGGCCTGAAAGAAGAATTCGACGGGGCCTTGCGGGACACCGGCCCGGCCACGTCCTCGGCTGCTCCGGTCCAGCCCGCCCCAGTGCAGGTCGTCGCCGCGCAGCCCCAGATTCAGGCGGCGCAGGGCGTCCCGGTGGCCGCCGCCGCAGTCATTCCCCAGCAGGCCGCGCACGTCACCCCGGCTGCGGTCACCCCGGCGCAGGTGGTGCCCGAGGCCGTAAAACAGGACAGCTAA
- a CDS encoding ABC transporter ATP-binding protein, with product MTETRPQPLPQTPLLQVQDLGIRFGGLHAVRDVTASLQPGRITAIIGPNGAGKSTFFNLISGFYQPTSGRITFRGEDITRLRTHEVVGRGIARTFQTTTIYQELSVLDNAMIGHRVRTRAGLLDALLRTGRERRDEEESRAGALRALDRVGLAGQATLPAGALNQEGKKRVGIAMALASDPHLLLDEPAAGMNPEETVNLMGLIRDLVSGGLSVALVEHKMSLVMGLADDILVLHHGQKIAQGTPAHISRDPAVVEAYLGSHAHGGQMGQEQAGRTQGTGVNHA from the coding sequence ATGACTGAGACGAGACCCCAACCGCTGCCGCAGACGCCCCTGCTTCAGGTGCAGGACCTCGGCATCCGTTTCGGTGGCCTGCACGCGGTGCGCGACGTGACCGCGAGCCTGCAACCGGGCCGCATCACCGCCATCATCGGCCCCAACGGTGCGGGCAAAAGCACCTTCTTCAACCTGATTTCGGGCTTTTACCAGCCGACCTCGGGGCGCATCACCTTCCGGGGCGAGGACATCACCCGCCTGCGGACCCACGAGGTCGTCGGGCGCGGGATCGCCCGCACCTTCCAGACGACCACCATCTACCAGGAACTCAGCGTGCTCGACAACGCCATGATCGGCCACCGCGTCCGCACCCGCGCCGGGCTGCTCGACGCCCTGCTGCGAACGGGCCGCGAGCGCCGTGACGAGGAGGAAAGCCGCGCCGGAGCGCTGCGGGCGCTGGACCGGGTGGGGCTGGCGGGTCAGGCGACCCTGCCCGCCGGGGCGCTCAATCAGGAAGGCAAGAAACGGGTCGGCATCGCCATGGCGCTCGCCAGTGACCCGCACCTGCTGCTCGACGAACCCGCCGCCGGAATGAACCCCGAGGAGACGGTCAACCTGATGGGCCTGATTCGGGACCTGGTGTCGGGCGGCCTGAGCGTCGCGCTGGTCGAACACAAGATGAGTCTGGTGATGGGGCTGGCCGACGACATTCTGGTGCTGCACCACGGTCAGAAAATCGCGCAGGGCACCCCGGCGCACATCAGCCGCGACCCGGCGGTGGTCGAGGCGTACCTCGGCTCGCACGCGCACGGGGGCCAGATGGGGCAGGAGCAGGCGGGCCGCACTCAGGGGACGGGGGTGAACCATGCTTGA
- a CDS encoding ABC transporter ATP-binding protein, whose protein sequence is MLEVRDLSVKYGNFTALHSVNLTVQPGEIVVLLGANGAGKSTLFRTLSGLQRPSQGSATWQGTPLTGGKPEFNVSRGVSQCPEGRLLFPELSVEKNLRLGAYVHRRDAAGNERELDKVYALFPAMVDKRHAPAGSLSGGQQQMVAIGRALMARPSLLLLDEPSLGLAPLVVEQVLAAAQQINAQGVSVLLAEQNAYAALGIAHRGYVLESGRVTLQGTAQELMNDDRVRSAYLGV, encoded by the coding sequence ATGCTTGAGGTCCGCGACCTGAGCGTCAAGTACGGCAACTTCACGGCGCTGCACTCGGTCAACCTGACGGTCCAGCCCGGTGAAATCGTGGTGCTGCTGGGGGCCAACGGTGCGGGCAAAAGCACGCTGTTTCGCACACTGAGCGGCCTGCAACGCCCGTCACAGGGAAGCGCCACCTGGCAGGGCACCCCGTTGACCGGCGGCAAACCCGAGTTCAACGTGTCGCGCGGCGTGTCGCAGTGTCCCGAGGGCCGCCTGCTGTTTCCCGAACTCAGCGTGGAGAAAAACCTGCGGCTGGGCGCCTATGTCCACCGACGCGACGCGGCAGGCAACGAGCGCGAGCTGGACAAGGTCTACGCGCTTTTCCCGGCGATGGTGGACAAGCGCCACGCCCCGGCGGGCAGCCTCTCGGGGGGGCAGCAGCAGATGGTGGCGATTGGCCGGGCGCTGATGGCGCGGCCCTCGCTGCTGCTGCTCGACGAACCGAGCCTGGGCCTGGCCCCGCTGGTGGTCGAGCAGGTGCTCGCCGCCGCGCAGCAAATCAACGCGCAGGGGGTCAGCGTGCTGCTCGCCGAACAAAACGCCTACGCCGCCCTCGGCATCGCCCACCGGGGGTACGTGCTGGAAAGCGGTCGGGTCACGCTGCAAGGCACGGCGCAGGAACTGATGAACGACGACCGGGTGCGGAGTGCGTACCTGGGGGTGTAG
- a CDS encoding branched-chain amino acid ABC transporter permease, whose protein sequence is MTRAGGRTTAAWLWIPAFLLAAAVPFLQPSGFTMELLINVMIWAMLAYGLNVMLGYAGQLPLAHAGFFGIGAYAVGILTLKAGWSFWAAWPLAVALCALGGLLLGLVAFRTKGDAFAIFTLGVGVIIQQVINKWDDLTGGNDGLNGVPAPGGLDTFAQGLGLKTSGGFYLLALLSLALTVLVAARARHSVFGRSLLAIRGGEDLARSAGIDVFSHKLRAMMLSTAIAGFAGGLYAAYVGFLGSAVTGPVTTFTTLLYLLVGGVGTLLGPLLGTALMYGLTQLLKDLQDYQYIVFGPLLVLLVMFMPQGLVGLWEKVRARRRPAPVPHAEVGHD, encoded by the coding sequence ATGACCCGCGCGGGAGGCAGAACGACCGCCGCGTGGCTGTGGATTCCGGCCTTCTTGCTGGCGGCGGCGGTGCCCTTTTTGCAGCCCAGCGGTTTTACGATGGAGCTGCTGATCAACGTGATGATCTGGGCCATGCTCGCCTACGGCCTGAACGTGATGCTGGGCTACGCCGGGCAGTTGCCGCTCGCGCACGCCGGGTTTTTCGGCATCGGGGCGTATGCGGTGGGCATCCTGACCCTCAAAGCGGGCTGGAGTTTCTGGGCGGCGTGGCCGCTGGCGGTGGCGCTGTGTGCGCTGGGCGGGCTGCTGCTGGGGCTGGTGGCCTTCCGCACCAAAGGGGACGCCTTCGCCATCTTCACCCTCGGGGTGGGCGTGATTATTCAGCAGGTCATCAACAAGTGGGACGACCTGACCGGCGGCAACGACGGCCTCAACGGAGTCCCGGCCCCCGGCGGGCTGGACACCTTCGCGCAGGGGCTGGGCCTGAAGACCAGCGGGGGCTTTTACCTGCTGGCGCTGCTTTCGCTGGCCCTCACGGTGCTGGTGGCGGCGCGGGCGCGGCACAGCGTGTTCGGTCGCTCGCTGCTCGCCATCCGGGGCGGGGAAGACCTTGCCCGGAGTGCGGGCATTGACGTGTTCTCGCACAAACTGCGGGCCATGATGCTCTCGACGGCCATCGCGGGCTTTGCGGGCGGGCTGTACGCCGCCTACGTGGGCTTTCTGGGTTCGGCGGTGACGGGGCCGGTGACCACCTTCACCACGCTGCTGTACCTGCTCGTCGGCGGGGTGGGCACGCTGCTCGGGCCGCTGCTCGGCACGGCGCTGATGTACGGGCTGACCCAGCTGCTCAAGGACTTGCAGGACTACCAGTACATCGTGTTCGGCCCGCTGCTGGTGCTGCTGGTGATGTTCATGCCGCAGGGTCTGGTCGGCCTGTGGGAAAAGGTCCGCGCCCGGCGCCGCCCCGCCCCCGTCCCGCACGCGGAGGTGGGCCATGACTGA
- a CDS encoding MFS transporter — protein MTWRFSRQVWLYLAAVFSFGLSQAFAALFLNFYLRALGLDAAWQGVINALPAVSMALLSLPAVALARRISNAHTLKIGAALGALGTALLALSQGPVQAIIGVAVQGAGAALTMVAGGPFMANNTDEKNRVTLFSLQNALMTGAGFLGNLLGGRVPELYAAATASDPSGLGALRAALLVATAFQIVGLLPVLGLRPTGKTQPGGRSFAVRDKASMARLVLPNVLVGLGAGATIPFLNIFIEGKFQVSYASLGSLFAWTSLATAVTVLIQPALVRSLGQLRAVLAVQASSLPFLAMLGFSPFLWMVTAALFTRGALMNAAGPVYSAYAMTLLPEEDRPMYSAVNMIAWNMGWALSSVLSGVVRGALQFGPAFNVLFGWTLAMYAASILAIYFGLYRRAGAGAQASRVH, from the coding sequence ATGACCTGGCGTTTTTCCCGGCAGGTCTGGCTGTACCTCGCCGCCGTCTTTTCCTTCGGGTTGTCGCAGGCGTTCGCGGCTCTGTTTCTGAACTTCTACCTGCGGGCGCTGGGGCTGGACGCCGCGTGGCAGGGGGTCATCAACGCGCTTCCGGCGGTCAGCATGGCGCTGCTGAGCCTTCCGGCGGTGGCCCTGGCCCGGCGCATCAGCAACGCGCACACGCTCAAGATCGGGGCGGCGCTGGGGGCGCTCGGAACGGCGCTGCTCGCCCTGTCGCAGGGGCCGGTGCAGGCGATCATCGGCGTGGCGGTGCAGGGCGCGGGCGCGGCGCTGACGATGGTGGCGGGCGGCCCCTTCATGGCGAACAACACCGACGAGAAAAACCGCGTGACCCTGTTCAGCCTGCAAAACGCCCTGATGACCGGCGCGGGCTTCCTGGGCAACCTGCTGGGAGGCCGGGTGCCCGAACTGTACGCGGCGGCCACCGCCAGTGACCCCAGCGGTCTGGGGGCGCTGCGGGCAGCGCTGCTGGTGGCGACGGCGTTTCAGATCGTGGGGCTGTTGCCGGTCCTGGGGCTGCGGCCCACCGGCAAGACCCAGCCCGGGGGCCGGTCCTTCGCGGTGCGTGACAAGGCGAGCATGGCGCGGCTGGTGCTGCCCAACGTGCTGGTCGGGCTGGGGGCGGGCGCGACCATTCCCTTTCTCAACATCTTTATCGAGGGCAAGTTTCAGGTGTCCTACGCCAGCCTGGGCAGTCTGTTCGCCTGGACCAGCCTCGCCACCGCCGTCACGGTCCTTATCCAGCCCGCACTGGTGCGTTCGCTGGGGCAGCTGCGGGCCGTGCTGGCCGTGCAGGCGAGCAGTCTGCCGTTTCTGGCGATGCTGGGCTTTTCGCCTTTTTTGTGGATGGTCACGGCGGCGCTGTTTACCCGGGGGGCACTGATGAACGCGGCGGGGCCGGTCTACAGCGCCTACGCCATGACGCTGCTGCCCGAGGAGGACCGCCCCATGTATTCGGCGGTGAACATGATCGCCTGGAATATGGGCTGGGCGCTGAGCAGCGTGCTTTCGGGCGTGGTGCGCGGGGCGCTGCAGTTCGGCCCGGCCTTCAACGTGCTGTTCGGCTGGACGCTGGCGATGTACGCGGCGAGCATTCTGGCCATCTATTTCGGTCTGTATCGCCGGGCAGGGGCCGGGGCGCAGGCGAGCAGAGTACACTGA